Proteins from one Spartobacteria bacterium genomic window:
- a CDS encoding glycosyltransferase translates to MKGKRIVFVLCSLHLGGAERQACRLALYLKTHCHADVRVVGYGGRGAVSDFCALHAIPCDMLFYQWDGKFISVLKNRLRLARYLQKIKPVGIMAYLRNACVDCGLVWRFSGARFCVWNQRDAGLELTDSRWERLAVTHSSVIMSNAQHMLDMMRQRYAVDEKKLMLVRNSVELPSVSQHRTAWRRKNAIPQKAFVACMVANYHSFKYHREAISIWKEVVELAGSHGVESAPCLVMAGKDHHYVDDLKNYAAALHVPDSVLFFLDFVEDVENLYEASDMCLFYSKSEGCPNAVLEAMSSGLAVVGTDIPGIREAVGPMGEELLFPVDDFSSAASCIFRLLKDKVRLNRFGSIMKKRAASEFESESNCKKAAECLSVLSGGKGI, encoded by the coding sequence ATGAAAGGGAAACGCATCGTTTTTGTTTTGTGCTCGTTACATCTGGGTGGGGCAGAAAGGCAGGCGTGTCGGCTTGCTCTCTATCTAAAGACGCATTGTCATGCCGATGTACGGGTTGTTGGGTACGGGGGACGCGGCGCCGTCAGTGATTTTTGCGCATTGCATGCGATACCGTGTGACATGCTTTTCTATCAGTGGGATGGGAAATTCATTTCCGTATTGAAAAATCGCCTGCGATTGGCTCGTTATTTACAGAAGATCAAACCTGTGGGCATTATGGCCTATTTGAGAAATGCCTGTGTTGACTGCGGGTTGGTTTGGCGGTTTAGCGGTGCTCGGTTTTGTGTTTGGAATCAGCGTGACGCAGGATTGGAGCTTACAGATAGCCGGTGGGAGCGATTGGCGGTAACCCATTCTTCAGTGATTATGTCTAATGCCCAACATATGCTCGATATGATGAGGCAGCGTTATGCGGTAGATGAAAAGAAATTGATGTTAGTACGAAACAGTGTCGAACTTCCGTCCGTTAGCCAGCATCGAACGGCATGGAGGCGTAAAAATGCAATCCCGCAAAAGGCGTTTGTGGCCTGTATGGTCGCCAATTATCACTCATTCAAGTACCATAGGGAAGCCATATCGATATGGAAAGAGGTTGTTGAGCTGGCTGGTAGCCACGGGGTGGAATCCGCACCCTGTCTTGTGATGGCGGGAAAAGATCATCATTATGTCGACGACCTTAAGAATTATGCAGCGGCATTGCATGTTCCTGATTCTGTTTTGTTTTTTTTGGATTTTGTGGAGGATGTCGAGAATTTGTATGAAGCGTCGGATATGTGTCTGTTTTATTCGAAGAGCGAAGGATGTCCTAATGCCGTGCTGGAGGCTATGTCATCTGGATTAGCTGTGGTAGGGACAGATATTCCCGGAATACGTGAGGCGGTCGGCCCCATGGGGGAAGAATTGCTTTTCCCTGTTGATGATTTTTCTTCTGCGGCATCATGTATTTTTCGATTGCTAAAAGACAAAGTAAGGTTGAATCGGTTTGGAAGTATTATGAAAAAAAGAGCGGCCTCGGAATTTGAATCTGAATCAAATTGTAAAAAGGCAGCGGAGTGTTTAAGTGTCTTGAGCGGGGGAAAAGGAATATGA
- a CDS encoding glycosyltransferase, with product MKIAFVIPGTDISGGVYVILQHASYLASHGHHVVLLTQESVDADSLDWHPDASDLQLSTIDRVADDVFDVAIATLWVTVYWLSKIQSQSYAYFNQSVESLFYRDDQMFERSLAEATYLSGASIITEATWVQQYVKDRYGLDAHLVRNGIRKDVYRCDGPAIQEREKGMLRVLIEGPLGSPFKNVARTIELCRRSKADEVWLLTSSEVEETLDVDRVFSRVPVADTPAIYRSCDVLVKLSYIEGMFGPPLEMFHCGGTAVVYDVSGHDEYIVNQENAIVIPSRDEEAVVEAVNGLKADGEELNRLKKGALATASRWGGWSDSSEIFESAVQQIMSKSTDSTANASRNSVALLSNVYDSYWSSCKNLEQAQVDCSNSINRLNDMEAMLKERQTQLDTLVGSLSWKVGRFMTWLPRRVLGILSGKDI from the coding sequence ATGAAAATTGCCTTTGTTATCCCGGGAACAGATATCTCCGGAGGGGTGTATGTTATTTTACAGCATGCTTCCTATTTGGCTTCGCATGGTCATCATGTTGTGTTGCTGACGCAGGAGTCGGTTGATGCCGATTCGCTTGATTGGCATCCAGATGCGTCTGATTTGCAGCTTTCGACCATTGATCGTGTCGCAGATGATGTGTTTGATGTAGCGATAGCCACACTGTGGGTTACCGTATATTGGCTTTCCAAAATCCAGTCACAATCCTATGCGTATTTTAATCAATCGGTAGAATCGTTATTTTATCGTGACGATCAGATGTTTGAACGATCATTGGCTGAGGCAACATATTTATCCGGAGCTTCCATTATTACGGAGGCCACATGGGTTCAGCAATATGTGAAAGATCGCTATGGACTTGATGCCCATCTGGTGAGAAATGGGATTCGTAAAGACGTTTATCGTTGTGACGGACCGGCTATTCAGGAGCGGGAAAAAGGAATGCTGCGTGTATTGATCGAAGGTCCGCTGGGAAGTCCCTTTAAAAATGTTGCGCGAACCATTGAATTGTGCCGTCGTTCCAAGGCGGATGAAGTATGGTTGCTGACATCCAGTGAAGTGGAGGAAACGCTTGATGTCGATCGCGTGTTTTCGCGTGTTCCGGTGGCGGACACCCCAGCTATTTACCGTTCCTGCGACGTGTTGGTTAAACTAAGTTATATCGAAGGAATGTTTGGTCCTCCATTAGAAATGTTTCATTGTGGTGGTACTGCGGTTGTTTATGATGTTTCCGGGCATGATGAATATATTGTAAATCAGGAAAATGCGATCGTTATTCCATCCCGGGATGAGGAGGCTGTCGTTGAGGCTGTTAATGGGTTAAAGGCGGATGGAGAAGAGCTGAATCGATTAAAAAAAGGGGCTTTGGCTACGGCGTCACGCTGGGGTGGCTGGTCCGATTCGTCTGAGATATTCGAATCGGCTGTTCAACAGATCATGTCAAAATCCACGGATTCAACCGCCAATGCATCAAGAAATAGCGTTGCTCTTTTATCAAATGTGTATGACTCCTACTGGTCCTCATGCAAAAATCTTGAGCAGGCGCAGGTGGATTGCTCAAATAGTATTAATAGACTCAATGACATGGAAGCGATGCTGAAAGAACGTCAAACTCAGCTGGATACTCTGGTTGGATCTTTATCGTGGAAAGTAGGTCGATTCATGACATGGCTGCCGCGCCGTGTACTGGGCATATTATCAGGAAAGGACATATAG